Proteins encoded by one window of uncultured Draconibacterium sp.:
- a CDS encoding DUF819 family protein: METPFLALIILFVITPVVVIYLEGKFSILKKIGAVLICYGVGLIIGNMGVLPHGAEKYQNMLTDITIPLALPLILFSVDLRSWLKMARSAFLALATGLVSVLIIVIIGFFIFRNDIENTWQVAGMLVGVYTGGTPNMAAMKTALNVSQELYIMTHTYDLTLGAIYLVFILSIGQKVFLWFLPPFKPVETEGTAVAEMNMEEEFESYDGMLKKKTLLPLLGAFGISVAILGVSYGISLLLPKEYQTAVVILLITSFGIGFSFVPKIKAIKKTFQLGMYLILIFCLTVASMADISKLSNISFSLFYYVALAVYGSHIIHIALARIFKVDADTVIISTSALICSPPFVPVVAGALKNRQVILTGLVVGIAGYAVGNYLGVIIAYLLK, encoded by the coding sequence ATGGAGACACCGTTTCTGGCGTTGATTATTCTTTTTGTTATCACTCCTGTTGTTGTTATCTATCTCGAAGGTAAGTTTTCGATACTAAAGAAAATTGGTGCCGTGCTTATTTGTTACGGCGTTGGTTTAATTATTGGTAACATGGGCGTGTTACCTCACGGAGCCGAAAAATACCAGAACATGCTCACCGATATTACCATTCCGCTGGCCTTGCCCTTAATTCTTTTTTCGGTTGATTTGCGCTCGTGGTTAAAAATGGCCCGATCAGCATTTCTGGCTCTGGCAACCGGTTTGGTATCGGTCCTTATCATTGTAATTATTGGCTTCTTCATTTTCCGCAACGACATTGAAAATACCTGGCAGGTTGCCGGAATGCTGGTGGGTGTTTATACCGGCGGAACACCAAATATGGCCGCGATGAAAACAGCTCTAAACGTGTCGCAGGAGTTGTATATTATGACGCACACCTACGACTTGACATTGGGAGCCATTTACCTGGTCTTTATTCTTTCCATTGGGCAAAAAGTATTTCTGTGGTTTTTACCACCTTTTAAACCTGTAGAAACCGAAGGAACTGCTGTTGCCGAAATGAACATGGAAGAAGAGTTTGAATCGTACGACGGCATGTTAAAGAAAAAAACATTACTTCCATTACTCGGAGCTTTTGGAATTTCGGTGGCTATTCTTGGCGTGAGTTACGGTATCAGCCTGCTTTTGCCCAAAGAATACCAAACCGCCGTAGTTATTCTGCTGATCACCTCGTTTGGAATTGGCTTTTCGTTTGTTCCAAAAATAAAAGCCATAAAAAAGACTTTTCAACTGGGCATGTACCTTATCCTTATTTTCTGTTTAACGGTTGCTTCCATGGCCGACATCAGCAAACTATCGAACATCTCATTTTCGCTGTTCTATTATGTAGCTTTGGCCGTTTATGGTTCGCACATCATTCACATTGCACTGGCCCGTATTTTTAAAGTTGATGCCGATACTGTAATCATTTCAACAAGTGCATTGATTTGCTCACCACCTTTTGTTCCGGTAGTTGCCGGCGCATTAAAAAACCGACAAGTAATATTAACCGGTCTGGTTGTGGGGATTGCCGGTTATGCCGTTGGAAATTATTTGGGTGTGATTATTGCTTATCTGCTTAAATAG
- a CDS encoding hydantoinase B/oxoprolinase family protein: MSNKYFQLFVDTGGTFTDCIGIDESGQEYRQKVLSSSSLRSTIQKVISANQCIVSDSWNLQRDIFKGFSFRLLQQEFNDSKVVSFDVQNKILELGSTCLTPELEGSNFELTSHEEAPVLGARLITQTGLNETFPDLHLKLGSTKGTNALLENKGAKTLFIVTKGFADLLEIGNQARPDIFAMNVEKPRQLTHQIIEVNERINSNGKVLKPIDINDFKKKLAEVDRNEIESVAIALMNAFVNPQHEQQLEELLKDTGFNFVSQSTELSPLIKILNRAETAVVNAYLSPIIHNYVYRIAEKTGKSLFQIMTSAGGLVSADKFHPKDSLLSGPAGGVVGAREIGQKEGYNQLITFDMGGTSTDVSRIDGEFDYRYELQVGDARINSPAIAIETVAAGGGSICGFDGYKLFVGPESAGAYPGPACYGAGGPLTITDVNLLLNRLDASQFGIPVFRDEAEKRLVELLDSMEKSTGKKPSANTVLNGFIAIANEIMAGAIRKISITKGYDPKDFSLVAFGGAGGLHTCDIAEILGIKNILLPKDAGLLSAYGIGNASVERFAEKQVLQDLKKVEDLLPDWFKEIETEASKKLQIEGFDKQHINIRQRMVFMRFAGQDSSLEIHFTEIGQLVPDFHEKYQKVYGHTVSTRTIEIEAIRVLAAIEIADNEALTSAKTSYIPETLKKTINGTPVFVREHLKPGAQLKGPALFLDSFSTTFVKSGWSLELQHSGTAILKSQTENQELNTVQNHETELELFTNRFMAIAENMGALLQRTSLSVNIKERLDFSCALLDKEGQLVANAPHIPVHLGGLGVCVRELIKHFDFGEGDTIVTNHPKYGGSHLPDVTLVSPVFYERERVGFVVNRAHHSEIGGISPGSMPPNAKNLEEEGVCIAPFFLVKNGQPDWDGMRNILLGNRFPTRSVEENLADLNAALAANKNGSEALIDLIKKHGKETVQNYLDLLRDHAAQKMKATLRKFENGNYSATEFLDDGSKLQVNILLNDGNCSIDFTGSAVVHKGNMNATEAIVKSVSIYVLRLLLNETIPLNDGLLEPVDFILPTGLLNPDFDDDPSKCPAVVGGNVEISQRLTDTLLKAFGVVAASQGTMNNTLFGNKNFGYYETICGGCGAGNGFNGASAVHHHMTNTRITDPEIMEHRYPVRLEEFSIRKNSGGNGKWQGGDGVKRVLQFLEPVNLSVLTQRRKSGPFGLNGGDDGKPGCQKVIRASGEEIILNSIQNINIEEGDTFIIETPGGGGYGEE; the protein is encoded by the coding sequence ATGTCAAATAAATATTTTCAACTTTTTGTAGACACGGGCGGAACATTTACTGATTGTATCGGCATTGACGAATCGGGACAAGAATACCGACAAAAGGTTCTGAGCAGCAGCAGCCTGCGTAGTACCATTCAAAAAGTTATTTCAGCAAACCAATGTATTGTCTCTGACTCGTGGAACTTACAACGAGACATATTTAAAGGTTTCTCATTTCGTTTGCTACAACAGGAATTCAACGATAGTAAAGTTGTATCGTTTGATGTGCAAAATAAAATTCTTGAACTTGGTTCTACTTGCCTGACTCCCGAATTGGAGGGCAGCAATTTTGAGCTTACTTCGCACGAGGAAGCTCCGGTTTTAGGTGCACGACTGATCACTCAAACCGGTTTGAATGAAACTTTTCCAGATCTCCACCTTAAACTCGGATCGACAAAAGGAACAAATGCATTGCTGGAGAACAAAGGTGCCAAAACACTTTTTATCGTAACAAAAGGATTTGCAGATTTGCTGGAAATTGGCAACCAGGCACGCCCTGATATTTTTGCCATGAACGTGGAAAAACCGCGACAATTAACGCACCAAATTATTGAAGTTAATGAGCGCATCAATTCAAATGGGAAAGTATTAAAACCTATTGATATAAATGACTTCAAAAAGAAACTGGCCGAAGTAGACCGAAATGAAATTGAATCGGTTGCCATCGCGTTAATGAATGCTTTTGTTAACCCGCAACACGAACAGCAGCTGGAAGAACTTCTGAAAGATACGGGATTCAACTTTGTCTCTCAATCAACAGAATTATCACCACTCATAAAAATCTTAAACCGTGCTGAAACAGCGGTTGTCAACGCGTACCTCTCTCCTATCATTCACAATTACGTTTATCGCATTGCCGAAAAAACGGGCAAAAGTTTATTCCAGATCATGACCAGTGCAGGAGGTTTGGTATCGGCGGATAAATTCCATCCGAAAGACAGCCTTTTAAGTGGTCCTGCCGGAGGTGTTGTTGGCGCACGTGAAATCGGCCAAAAAGAAGGATACAACCAACTAATCACGTTTGATATGGGGGGCACCAGCACCGATGTTTCGCGCATTGACGGCGAATTTGATTACCGTTACGAACTACAGGTTGGCGATGCCCGAATAAACAGTCCGGCCATTGCCATTGAAACTGTTGCTGCAGGCGGAGGTTCCATTTGTGGGTTTGATGGTTACAAACTTTTTGTTGGTCCCGAAAGTGCCGGCGCCTATCCCGGACCGGCATGTTACGGAGCCGGAGGACCTTTAACAATTACCGATGTAAACTTGCTATTAAATCGCCTTGATGCCAGCCAGTTTGGAATCCCTGTTTTCAGAGATGAAGCGGAAAAACGACTGGTTGAGCTGCTCGATTCAATGGAAAAAAGCACCGGAAAGAAACCTTCTGCCAACACAGTATTAAATGGTTTTATTGCCATTGCCAACGAAATTATGGCCGGAGCCATTCGAAAAATTTCCATAACAAAAGGCTACGATCCAAAAGACTTTTCACTAGTTGCATTTGGTGGTGCCGGAGGTCTGCACACTTGTGATATTGCCGAAATTCTGGGAATCAAAAACATTCTGTTACCAAAAGATGCCGGGTTGTTAAGCGCTTACGGAATTGGCAACGCCAGTGTTGAACGATTTGCAGAAAAACAAGTACTGCAGGATTTAAAAAAAGTTGAAGATTTGCTTCCTGATTGGTTTAAAGAAATTGAAACGGAAGCCTCAAAAAAACTACAAATTGAAGGCTTCGACAAACAACATATAAACATTCGCCAACGCATGGTATTTATGCGTTTTGCAGGACAGGATTCGAGCCTGGAAATCCATTTCACTGAAATTGGACAATTGGTTCCCGACTTTCATGAAAAGTACCAAAAAGTATACGGACACACGGTTAGCACCCGAACCATCGAAATTGAGGCGATTCGTGTGCTTGCTGCTATAGAGATTGCGGATAACGAAGCACTCACTTCTGCAAAAACGAGCTACATACCTGAAACATTAAAAAAGACAATAAACGGTACTCCGGTTTTTGTCCGGGAGCACCTAAAACCAGGGGCTCAACTAAAAGGGCCGGCACTATTCCTCGACAGTTTTTCTACCACTTTTGTTAAGAGTGGATGGTCATTGGAATTGCAACATTCGGGCACTGCCATTTTAAAAAGCCAAACCGAAAATCAGGAACTTAACACGGTGCAAAACCATGAAACCGAGCTCGAACTGTTTACCAACCGCTTTATGGCCATTGCCGAAAACATGGGTGCTTTGTTGCAGCGCACCTCTTTGTCGGTGAACATAAAAGAACGCCTCGATTTTTCGTGCGCACTGCTCGACAAAGAAGGACAGTTAGTGGCCAATGCACCGCATATTCCGGTACATTTAGGCGGACTTGGCGTTTGTGTGCGTGAGCTTATCAAACATTTCGATTTTGGGGAAGGCGACACCATCGTTACCAATCACCCAAAATACGGCGGTTCTCATCTGCCTGATGTAACTTTGGTTTCGCCGGTTTTTTACGAAAGAGAACGAGTTGGTTTTGTGGTAAACCGTGCACATCATTCCGAGATTGGCGGAATCAGTCCGGGATCGATGCCACCAAACGCAAAAAACCTTGAAGAAGAAGGCGTTTGTATTGCACCTTTTTTCCTTGTTAAAAATGGACAACCAGACTGGGATGGGATGCGAAATATCCTGCTTGGCAACAGATTCCCAACCCGCTCTGTTGAAGAAAACCTTGCCGATTTAAATGCTGCGCTTGCCGCCAATAAAAATGGGTCTGAAGCCTTGATCGACCTCATCAAGAAACACGGAAAAGAAACCGTGCAAAACTACCTCGATCTGTTACGCGATCATGCGGCTCAAAAAATGAAAGCCACACTCAGAAAATTTGAAAACGGTAATTATTCGGCCACAGAATTTTTAGATGACGGTTCAAAACTTCAGGTAAATATTCTGTTGAATGATGGCAACTGCAGTATCGATTTTACAGGTAGTGCAGTGGTACACAAAGGCAATATGAATGCCACCGAAGCGATCGTAAAAAGTGTAAGTATTTATGTGCTCCGGCTGTTGCTGAACGAAACCATCCCGTTGAATGACGGTCTTTTGGAACCGGTAGATTTTATATTGCCAACCGGATTATTGAATCCTGATTTTGATGACGATCCCTCAAAATGTCCTGCCGTAGTTGGCGGAAATGTGGAAATCAGTCAACGATTAACCGATACTTTGCTAAAAGCTTTTGGTGTGGTCGCAGCCAGTCAGGGAACCATGAACAACACGCTGTTTGGCAACAAAAATTTTGGCTACTACGAAACCATTTGCGGTGGTTGTGGTGCCGGAAACGGTTTTAACGGAGCCAGCGCTGTGCATCACCATATGACTAACACCCGAATTACTGATCCAGAAATAATGGAACATCGCTACCCGGTTCGGCTGGAGGAATTCAGTATTCGTAAAAACTCAGGTGGCAATGGCAAATGGCAAGGTGGCGACGGCGTAAAACGGGTATTACAATTCCTGGAGCCGGTAAATCTTTCCGTACTCACCCAACGAAGAAAATCAGGACCTTTTGGATTAAATGGCGGCGATGATGGAAAACCAGGTTGCCAAAAAGTTATTCGTGCCAGCGGCGAAGAGATTATCCTCAATTCCATTCAGAATATAAATATTGAGGAAGGTGACACTTTTATTATCGAGACTCCGGGAGGGGGTGGTTATGGGGAAGAGTAA
- a CDS encoding divalent metal cation transporter, producing the protein MSTKKRILNILFWSVVSAAFIGPGTITTAAKSGAALGTELLWALLFSTLACLLLQEAAARLTITSGLNLGQAIVYQFEKSKAKLPILILVLGAIVVGAAAYEMGNLLGAVAGFRLIFDLPAWILVLIIGGVAAVILNIPSLKIISTIMGFVVVLMGIGFLITAFLIRPELSGLLKGTFVPRFPTTNTAGLLVLGLIGTTIVPYNLFLGSGISSQKQSVKEMRFGLAVAILLGGLFSMAVLIVGTAVTAEFSFKNLSLALQQKVGPAGKYLLGFGLFAAGFTSSVTAPLAAAITLKSLFGNKNPEKWQAGSLNFKLGWLIVLVIGIGFAAVNVKPIPAIILAQALNGFLLPFVSIFLFLVINNKAITSLKTNPTLLNILMLIVIFITLILGLNSATKAFYSVFFPSVSSGNEVLWGIGIVAMIITAWVWFKGQKNRYVK; encoded by the coding sequence ATGTCTACAAAAAAACGCATTCTGAATATCCTTTTCTGGTCGGTGGTATCGGCAGCCTTTATTGGGCCGGGAACAATTACAACAGCTGCCAAATCAGGTGCCGCGTTGGGAACCGAGTTGCTTTGGGCCTTACTTTTTTCAACCCTCGCCTGCCTACTGTTACAGGAAGCTGCCGCACGTTTAACCATCACTTCTGGATTAAATCTGGGGCAGGCAATTGTATACCAGTTTGAAAAAAGCAAAGCTAAATTGCCTATTCTGATTTTGGTTTTGGGAGCAATTGTTGTTGGTGCTGCAGCTTACGAAATGGGCAATTTATTGGGGGCTGTTGCAGGCTTCCGGCTAATTTTCGATCTGCCTGCGTGGATACTTGTTTTGATCATTGGCGGGGTGGCAGCTGTTATTCTGAATATACCATCACTAAAAATTATTTCAACCATAATGGGTTTCGTTGTCGTACTTATGGGCATCGGATTTCTGATAACTGCTTTTTTAATACGACCTGAACTAAGTGGTTTGCTGAAAGGAACTTTTGTTCCGCGGTTTCCAACCACCAATACTGCCGGACTTTTGGTGTTAGGATTAATTGGAACAACAATCGTTCCTTACAATCTATTTTTGGGCTCCGGGATTTCAAGCCAAAAACAATCGGTAAAAGAAATGCGTTTTGGACTGGCGGTCGCCATTTTGCTGGGCGGGCTGTTCTCAATGGCAGTACTTATAGTAGGAACTGCAGTTACAGCAGAATTTTCATTTAAAAATCTTTCACTCGCATTACAACAAAAAGTTGGCCCGGCCGGAAAATACCTGTTGGGATTTGGTTTGTTTGCAGCAGGATTTACCTCATCGGTAACTGCACCACTTGCTGCTGCTATTACTTTAAAAAGTCTTTTCGGAAATAAAAATCCGGAGAAATGGCAGGCCGGCTCGTTGAATTTCAAACTTGGTTGGCTGATAGTACTGGTAATTGGAATTGGTTTTGCAGCAGTAAATGTAAAACCCATTCCGGCAATTATTCTGGCGCAGGCTTTAAATGGATTTTTGCTACCATTTGTAAGCATTTTCCTTTTTTTAGTGATCAACAACAAAGCAATAACCAGTTTAAAAACAAATCCCACATTATTGAATATACTGATGTTGATTGTAATTTTCATAACCCTGATCCTTGGATTGAATAGTGCAACAAAAGCATTTTACAGTGTATTCTTTCCATCTGTTTCTTCGGGAAACGAAGTGCTTTGGGGAATTGGTATTGTAGCAATGATAATTACAGCGTGGGTGTGGTTTAAAGGACAAAAAAACAGGTATGTCAAATAA
- a CDS encoding ADP-ribosylglycohydrolase family protein, translating to MKNKSYQYSLLMLIIVVITTSCTKTSEIRENPNLEYETYELKSTDRIINREEYYNKLQGFWLGTCIANWTGLVTEMDKIGNIGDVKTGDFYTRNDWGKPDQPSIWAEGIPSNLSPVIDFVFADVDSVWGADDDTDIEYIYQELLLKYQTSVLTGEKIREGWLEHIRHDEENYLWVSNQKAFDLMEKGLVPPATGDPKNNEEFEMIDAQLTTEIFGLFAPARPDIALNMANLPIQNTARENSQWISEFYVTMFSLASAADKTLPVKEQLFWMAEQAKDRLPETSYSHAMYEYVKSKYDEGISWEQARDSVYTRYQVNQADGYDMTFRGLYCNACFAAGINFASSLVSLFYGEGDIIETIKIGTLSGWDSDNPTATWGGLIGFMIGKEGVEKAFGRKFSNRFDIQRTRIGFENNGVDTFENMAQKGIWVIDRVVQEEMNGGVDLKNNAWYIPESFQ from the coding sequence ATGAAAAACAAATCTTACCAGTATTCTTTGCTAATGTTAATCATTGTTGTAATTACTACAAGTTGTACCAAAACGTCAGAGATTAGAGAAAATCCAAATCTTGAGTACGAAACCTACGAGTTAAAAAGCACAGACAGAATCATAAACAGGGAAGAATATTACAATAAACTTCAGGGATTTTGGCTTGGTACCTGCATTGCAAACTGGACCGGTTTAGTTACCGAAATGGATAAAATAGGGAACATCGGCGATGTGAAAACCGGGGATTTTTACACGCGCAACGACTGGGGGAAACCCGATCAGCCAAGTATTTGGGCGGAAGGTATTCCGAGCAATCTGTCGCCGGTAATCGATTTTGTATTTGCTGATGTTGACAGTGTTTGGGGAGCCGATGACGATACGGATATCGAATACATTTACCAGGAACTTTTATTAAAATATCAGACGTCGGTTTTAACGGGCGAAAAAATTCGCGAGGGCTGGTTGGAACATATCAGGCACGATGAGGAAAACTATTTATGGGTGTCGAATCAGAAGGCTTTCGATTTAATGGAAAAGGGATTGGTACCGCCGGCAACCGGCGATCCTAAGAATAATGAGGAATTTGAAATGATTGATGCGCAGCTAACCACCGAAATTTTTGGTTTGTTTGCTCCTGCCCGCCCTGATATTGCTCTGAATATGGCGAACTTACCAATACAGAATACTGCTCGCGAAAACAGTCAGTGGATCTCGGAATTTTATGTGACAATGTTTTCGCTGGCTTCTGCAGCTGACAAAACATTACCGGTTAAAGAACAGCTGTTTTGGATGGCAGAACAGGCAAAAGATCGACTTCCCGAAACATCTTATTCTCATGCAATGTATGAGTACGTAAAATCAAAATACGATGAAGGAATATCGTGGGAGCAGGCCCGGGATTCGGTTTATACACGTTACCAGGTAAATCAAGCTGATGGCTATGATATGACATTCAGAGGATTGTATTGCAATGCTTGTTTTGCTGCCGGAATTAACTTCGCTTCAAGTTTGGTTAGTTTGTTTTATGGCGAGGGCGATATAATTGAGACAATAAAAATAGGAACACTCAGTGGCTGGGATTCAGACAATCCAACAGCAACCTGGGGTGGTTTAATCGGATTTATGATTGGCAAAGAGGGCGTTGAAAAGGCTTTTGGTAGAAAATTTTCAAATCGTTTCGATATTCAGCGAACCAGAATTGGCTTTGAGAATAATGGCGTTGATACTTTTGAAAATATGGCACAAAAAGGAATTTGGGTTATCGATAGAGTAGTTCAGGAAGAGATGAATGGTGGAGTTGATTTGAAAAATAATGCGTGGTATATTCCCGAATCCTTTCAGTGA
- a CDS encoding GNAT family protein, giving the protein MQLETKRLLLRPIEANDKHAILAYRSDAEANKYQGWIPKSLDDVETFFGKLATEFNVPDTWFQLAVVKKTTNELIGDIGIHFIDEQQVELGYTIAKQHQGLGFATEAAKAIIEYLFCELKKHRITASVDPANVASFVVLEKLGLRKEAHFKESLLINDQWVDDVIYALLAKEWKMID; this is encoded by the coding sequence ATGCAACTCGAAACCAAACGCTTACTTTTACGACCAATTGAAGCTAATGACAAACACGCAATTTTAGCCTACCGATCGGATGCAGAAGCAAACAAATACCAAGGCTGGATTCCGAAATCGCTTGACGATGTGGAAACATTTTTCGGAAAGTTGGCTACTGAATTTAATGTGCCCGACACCTGGTTTCAACTTGCTGTTGTAAAAAAAACAACCAACGAACTTATCGGCGACATCGGCATTCATTTTATCGATGAGCAGCAAGTTGAACTGGGTTACACCATTGCCAAACAACATCAGGGTTTAGGATTTGCAACCGAAGCAGCAAAAGCCATAATCGAATATCTTTTTTGTGAGTTGAAAAAACACCGGATAACCGCCTCTGTCGATCCCGCGAATGTGGCATCGTTTGTCGTTCTTGAGAAACTTGGGCTCAGGAAAGAAGCACATTTTAAAGAGAGCCTTTTGATAAATGACCAATGGGTTGACGATGTGATTTATGCACTGCTGGCAAAAGAGTGGAAAATGATCGATTGA
- a CDS encoding alpha/beta hydrolase, whose product MKTSCLLVLLLVIIAGLNQADAQNQNLNGYWVGKVDLPTIKLTTVFHLTEDENGEQLITLDIPEQDAKGLPCELIKITTDSIVFSTPEIDRTYFGVFQNDTTIKGDWSKNRVSIPLTLLKTNDPPTLKRPQTPQPPFPYLIEEVEYMNKKSGYKLAGTLTLPDTTSPCPAVVMISGSGAQDRDETIFGHKLFWVIADYFARNGIAVLRVDDRGVGGSEGNISDATSKNFAGDVLAGVDFLKTRKEIDSDNIGLIGHSEGGLIAPIAATSSVDIAFFVMMAGPGMVGEQILYEQNALALRAAGIPEMQIKQSRMVNQRIFEIIRTEPDSVQTLEQLRTILSQGFYPGMNDEMKAAVDAKIAGVNNNWFRYFLTYDPQPTLQKVTCPVLAINGEKDVQVPVSNLDSIKSALTNGGNTNITTIAFENLNHLFQNCETGSAAEYSQIEETIDPKVLMVMKDWILEQTTK is encoded by the coding sequence ATGAAAACAAGCTGTCTTCTTGTTCTGCTCCTGGTTATAATTGCCGGATTGAACCAGGCAGATGCCCAAAACCAAAATCTTAATGGATATTGGGTGGGGAAAGTGGATTTACCAACGATAAAACTCACTACCGTTTTTCATCTCACTGAAGATGAAAACGGAGAACAATTAATCACGCTGGATATTCCGGAGCAAGATGCCAAAGGTCTGCCCTGCGAATTGATAAAAATCACGACCGACAGCATTGTTTTTTCGACGCCTGAAATTGACCGCACATATTTTGGTGTTTTTCAGAACGACACAACCATAAAAGGCGACTGGAGTAAAAACCGGGTAAGTATTCCGCTAACACTTTTGAAAACCAACGACCCCCCTACTTTAAAACGTCCGCAAACTCCTCAGCCACCATTCCCCTATCTCATTGAGGAAGTGGAATACATGAACAAAAAATCAGGATATAAACTGGCCGGTACATTAACACTTCCCGACACAACTTCTCCCTGCCCGGCAGTGGTGATGATTAGTGGTTCGGGAGCTCAGGATCGTGATGAAACGATTTTCGGGCACAAACTATTTTGGGTGATTGCCGACTATTTTGCGCGTAACGGAATTGCTGTACTGCGTGTCGACGACCGCGGTGTTGGCGGCTCTGAAGGAAATATTTCTGATGCCACCAGTAAAAATTTTGCCGGCGATGTACTTGCAGGTGTCGACTTTCTGAAAACACGAAAAGAAATCGATTCGGATAACATTGGATTAATAGGGCACAGCGAAGGTGGATTGATTGCACCAATTGCCGCCACAAGTTCTGTAGACATTGCTTTTTTTGTGATGATGGCCGGCCCGGGAATGGTAGGCGAGCAAATTTTATATGAGCAAAATGCACTCGCGTTAAGGGCCGCCGGAATACCTGAAATGCAGATAAAACAAAGCAGGATGGTCAATCAGCGTATTTTCGAAATTATTAGAACTGAACCTGATTCGGTGCAAACACTCGAACAACTACGCACGATTTTATCGCAGGGATTTTACCCCGGCATGAACGACGAAATGAAAGCCGCAGTTGATGCTAAAATTGCCGGTGTTAACAACAACTGGTTTCGTTATTTTTTAACCTACGACCCGCAACCAACACTTCAAAAAGTAACATGCCCCGTGCTGGCCATTAATGGAGAAAAAGACGTTCAGGTACCGGTTTCTAATCTCGATTCAATAAAATCGGCATTAACAAATGGAGGGAATACAAATATTACAACAATTGCTTTTGAGAATCTGAATCATCTTTTCCAGAACTGTGAAACCGGTTCTGCTGCGGAATATTCGCAAATTGAAGAGACCATCGATCCGAAAGTATTGATGGTGATGAAAGACTGGATCCTCGAACAAACAACAAAATAA
- a CDS encoding alpha/beta hydrolase, translating into MKKNLLLPIFLLLACVQVTIAQETNYTLVENISYISNKNASEYALERCILDIYYPENKTGFTTVVWFHGGGITGGNKFIPEKLKKQGIAVVAVNYRLSPKVKCPVYIEDAAAAVAWTFNNIEKYGGSKDKIVVSGHSAGGYLTSMVGLDKHYLAPHDINADNIAMLIPFSGHTVTHFTVRDERGIPGTQAIVDEYAPLYFVRPDAPPTIFITGDREQEMLGRYEENAYMWRMMKVAGHKNCKLMELDGFNHGEMASPALEVLLKEIRVLDEL; encoded by the coding sequence ATGAAAAAGAACTTACTGCTCCCCATTTTTCTATTGCTTGCTTGTGTGCAGGTTACCATTGCGCAGGAAACCAATTATACTTTAGTTGAAAATATCTCATACATCAGCAATAAAAATGCTTCAGAATATGCATTGGAAAGGTGTATACTCGACATCTATTACCCGGAAAATAAAACCGGATTTACTACCGTGGTCTGGTTTCATGGTGGCGGAATTACCGGCGGAAACAAATTTATTCCCGAGAAACTGAAAAAACAGGGAATTGCAGTGGTGGCGGTAAACTATCGCTTGTCGCCAAAAGTTAAATGCCCGGTTTATATTGAAGATGCCGCAGCAGCGGTTGCCTGGACCTTTAACAACATTGAAAAATACGGAGGAAGTAAGGATAAAATAGTGGTTAGCGGTCATTCAGCCGGTGGTTATCTCACCAGTATGGTTGGTTTGGATAAACATTACCTTGCGCCCCACGATATTAATGCCGACAATATTGCAATGCTCATTCCATTTAGCGGACATACTGTTACGCACTTCACTGTTCGCGACGAAAGAGGGATTCCGGGAACACAAGCTATTGTTGACGAATATGCACCATTATATTTTGTGCGCCCCGATGCACCGCCAACAATATTTATTACCGGCGACCGCGAGCAGGAGATGTTGGGACGTTACGAAGAAAATGCCTACATGTGGCGCATGATGAAAGTTGCCGGTCATAAAAACTGCAAACTAATGGAACTCGACGGGTTTAATCACGGCGAAATGGCTTCGCCTGCACTGGAAGTTTTATTGAAAGAGATCAGAGTACTGGATGAACTTTAA
- a CDS encoding response regulator, whose amino-acid sequence MNKNLLIYVVEDNKLYHKLVVDFLQKQGLKNVKSFYNGKDCLNAIKSGERPDIVVQDYHLEDSTGIAVLQAVKKRSKNSEFIFLTSNEDMEVAVNSIKYGAFDYIIKDNDIALKKVYNKIGKIAKMLELEKRNRFIRNAMIVTFVVLVAIVIFVALHEFFNLFGLQK is encoded by the coding sequence GTGAATAAAAATCTACTAATCTACGTTGTTGAAGACAACAAACTTTACCACAAACTGGTGGTTGACTTTCTTCAGAAACAAGGGCTAAAAAACGTAAAATCATTTTACAACGGAAAGGACTGTTTGAACGCAATTAAGAGTGGAGAACGTCCTGATATTGTTGTTCAGGATTATCATTTGGAAGACTCAACCGGTATTGCCGTTTTGCAGGCGGTTAAAAAACGTAGTAAAAATTCCGAGTTTATTTTCTTAACCTCAAACGAAGATATGGAGGTGGCAGTTAACTCGATAAAATACGGAGCGTTTGATTACATCATTAAAGACAATGATATTGCACTGAAAAAGGTGTACAACAAAATTGGAAAAATTGCCAAGATGCTGGAGCTTGAAAAACGCAATCGCTTTATCCGAAACGCTATGATAGTAACTTTTGTGGTTTTGGTAGCCATTGTAATTTTTGTGGCTCTTCACGAATTTTTCAATTTATTTGGCCTGCAGAAATAA